In the genome of Desulfovibrio desulfuricans, one region contains:
- a CDS encoding methyl-accepting chemotaxis protein, whose protein sequence is MSVRSIRMAMMLLVGGVVFAVQSALIVVVARYSYEASLTSSVDQMRLLAGTIAKSLGDFGEQQQMVLHGAVLQPALKEYLRNRHDNGEAAGFLSAMSRSADEVNSFFLFDTEGTQLINRVHGKEGSLKNFAHREYIRQTFKGKPGLSDTPSKSSITGKAIVGVADAIVDDSGKVIGGVGMAYAIDGLMENYINDIHLGKTGYPFIVAPTGVMVGHPDSERVLKDVSKEEGIAKILATPSGVESFTRGGVEKMLAWAPVPGWNWKVVITMDRAEIEASANNQRNLMVGAGFAAILLLVGITLLALEKIIVKPLQELESYARSVASGELDRSLTLVRRNEIGHLADSLRSMVGSLKDKIAEADGKSRLAQEESERAASATKEAEAARIAAEQAKADGMQHAATELEGVVEAVTTASEELSAQVEQASRGAESQTARVGETATAMEEMNATVLEVARNAGQAAESAKAAKSKAESGADVVASVVKDISRIQTSAVELKSEMTTLGKQAESTGQILGVISDIADQTNLLALNAAIEAARAGEAGRGFAVVADEVRKLAEKTMTATKEVGDAIRDIQNGTRKNVGNVEQVVNMIDTATTLAGTSGEALHEIVNLVDATAQQVQSIATAAEEQSSTSEEINRSIEDVNRISLETSSAMQHSAGAVSDMAQQAQVLRGLISSLKSGH, encoded by the coding sequence ATGTCGGTACGCAGCATCAGAATGGCAATGATGCTTCTTGTGGGCGGGGTGGTCTTTGCGGTGCAGTCGGCTCTGATTGTCGTTGTCGCCCGCTACAGCTATGAAGCCAGCCTGACGTCAAGCGTTGATCAGATGCGCCTCCTGGCTGGCACCATTGCCAAGTCGCTGGGCGACTTTGGCGAACAGCAGCAGATGGTGCTGCACGGAGCGGTGCTGCAACCTGCCCTCAAGGAATATTTGCGTAACCGGCATGATAATGGCGAGGCCGCAGGTTTTCTCTCGGCCATGTCGCGCTCGGCAGACGAAGTAAACTCCTTCTTTCTGTTTGACACGGAAGGCACCCAGCTGATCAACCGCGTTCACGGCAAGGAAGGCAGCCTCAAAAATTTTGCCCATCGCGAGTACATTCGCCAGACGTTCAAGGGCAAGCCCGGCCTGAGCGACACACCGTCAAAGAGCTCGATCACGGGCAAGGCCATTGTGGGCGTTGCCGATGCCATAGTGGACGACAGCGGCAAGGTCATTGGCGGCGTGGGCATGGCCTATGCCATTGACGGCCTGATGGAAAACTATATTAACGACATCCATCTGGGCAAAACGGGCTATCCGTTTATTGTCGCGCCCACAGGCGTCATGGTCGGGCACCCCGACAGCGAGCGCGTACTCAAGGATGTTTCCAAGGAAGAAGGCATTGCCAAGATTCTTGCCACTCCGTCGGGCGTGGAATCCTTCACCCGTGGCGGCGTGGAAAAAATGCTGGCGTGGGCTCCGGTTCCGGGCTGGAACTGGAAGGTTGTCATCACCATGGATCGCGCGGAGATTGAAGCCTCGGCCAACAACCAGCGCAACCTCATGGTTGGCGCGGGCTTTGCCGCAATTCTGCTGCTTGTGGGCATTACCCTGCTGGCCCTTGAAAAGATCATCGTCAAACCCCTGCAAGAGCTGGAATCCTATGCCCGGTCTGTGGCGTCGGGCGAGCTTGACCGCAGCCTGACGCTTGTGCGGCGTAATGAAATTGGTCATCTGGCAGACAGCCTGCGCAGCATGGTGGGCAGCCTTAAAGACAAGATAGCCGAGGCTGACGGAAAAAGCCGCCTGGCTCAGGAAGAATCTGAACGCGCAGCCAGCGCAACAAAAGAGGCCGAAGCCGCCCGTATTGCTGCGGAACAGGCCAAGGCCGACGGCATGCAGCATGCCGCCACCGAGCTTGAGGGCGTTGTGGAGGCCGTAACTACGGCTTCGGAAGAACTCTCGGCCCAGGTGGAACAGGCCAGCCGCGGCGCTGAAAGCCAGACCGCGCGCGTGGGCGAAACAGCCACCGCCATGGAAGAAATGAACGCTACCGTGCTTGAAGTGGCGCGTAACGCCGGGCAGGCGGCGGAATCCGCCAAAGCTGCCAAGAGCAAGGCTGAAAGCGGCGCGGATGTGGTGGCCAGTGTGGTAAAGGATATCAGCCGTATCCAGACCAGCGCAGTGGAACTGAAATCAGAAATGACCACGCTCGGCAAGCAGGCCGAGAGTACGGGGCAGATCCTGGGAGTTATTTCGGATATTGCCGACCAAACCAATCTGCTGGCCCTCAATGCGGCCATTGAAGCGGCGCGCGCTGGCGAAGCCGGGCGAGGATTTGCCGTGGTTGCTGACGAGGTGCGCAAACTGGCGGAAAAGACCATGACCGCCACCAAGGAAGTGGGCGACGCCATCCGCGATATCCAGAATGGCACCCGCAAAAACGTAGGCAACGTGGAGCAGGTTGTGAACATGATTGACACCGCCACCACGCTTGCGGGCACCTCGGGCGAGGCACTGCATGAAATTGTGAATCTGGTGGACGCCACAGCCCAGCAGGTGCAATCCATCGCCACTGCTGCGGAAGAACAATCCTCCACCAGTGAGGAGATCAATCGCTCCATTGAGGACGTGAACCGCATCTCGCTCGAGACCAGTTCCGCCATGCAGCATTCTGCCGGGGCGGTTTCCGACATGGCCCAGCAGGCCCAGGTGTTGCGCGGGCTTATCAGCAGTTTGAAATCCGGGCATTAG
- a CDS encoding methyl-accepting chemotaxis protein, which yields MFSRSIRTAMLLVISIVVLAVQSALVVVVTRMGDEANLKASTHEMDLTADTVSKSLGDFGTQLSMFINGVSKPPRLREFLLTGEDKKGAEVFLAAMSKAAPEINTIYLFDTAGKQLITYAQGQPGKLSDLADREYIKAALANKPGFSSAPTKSIATGKLIVSVTAPILDDKGKVVGGVGMSYDIDSLTKNLKAISIGKTGRVIVVSPQGVVISHVNSDYILKNMAGEPGVSDMVKVDSGSGVEFMREGEKRMLAWDVAPNWNWRVGVTMALDEIEAPAREQRNVMLVLGFVTILALVGICLFALDKVVVRPLRQLQTFASDVADGNLESSLTIDLRNEIGKLADSLRSMVSSLKAKIAEADEKSRLAQEESERAASATKEAEAARMAAEQAKADGMLHAATKLEGVVEAVTTASEELSAQVEQASRGAESQTVRVGETATAMEEMNATVLEVARNAGQAAESAKTAKSKAESGADVVARVVKDISRIQTSAVELKTEMTSLGKQAESTGQILGVISDIADQTNLLALNAAIEAARAGEAGRGFAVVADEVRKLAEKTMTATKEVGDAIRDIQNGTRKNVGNVEQVVGMIDTATTLASTSGEALNEIVELVDATAQQVQSIATAAEEQSSTSEEINRSIEDVNRISLETSSAMQHSAGAVSDMAQQAQVLRGLISSMKSGN from the coding sequence ATGTTTTCACGCAGTATCAGAACTGCCATGTTGCTGGTCATCAGCATTGTGGTACTGGCGGTGCAGTCGGCTCTGGTTGTTGTCGTAACGCGCATGGGGGATGAGGCGAACCTTAAGGCAAGCACTCACGAAATGGATCTCACCGCGGACACGGTAAGCAAATCTCTGGGCGATTTTGGAACCCAGCTCAGCATGTTCATCAACGGTGTCTCCAAACCGCCGCGACTGCGTGAATTCCTGCTCACGGGCGAAGACAAAAAAGGCGCGGAGGTATTTCTTGCTGCCATGTCCAAAGCAGCGCCTGAAATCAACACAATTTACCTCTTTGACACCGCCGGAAAACAGCTCATTACCTATGCGCAAGGGCAGCCCGGCAAGCTCAGCGACCTTGCCGACCGCGAATACATCAAGGCGGCCCTGGCCAACAAGCCGGGCTTCAGTTCCGCACCTACAAAAAGTATAGCCACAGGCAAGCTTATCGTCAGCGTAACCGCACCCATCCTTGACGATAAAGGCAAGGTCGTGGGCGGCGTGGGCATGTCATACGACATTGACAGCCTGACAAAAAATCTCAAGGCAATCAGTATTGGCAAGACGGGCCGCGTCATTGTTGTTTCGCCCCAGGGCGTTGTGATCAGCCACGTAAACAGCGATTACATCCTCAAGAATATGGCTGGTGAACCGGGCGTCAGCGATATGGTCAAGGTTGATTCCGGCAGCGGCGTGGAATTTATGCGTGAAGGCGAAAAGCGCATGCTGGCCTGGGATGTGGCTCCCAACTGGAACTGGCGCGTAGGCGTGACCATGGCCCTTGATGAAATAGAAGCTCCGGCCCGCGAGCAGCGCAACGTCATGCTGGTGCTCGGCTTTGTTACTATCTTGGCATTGGTAGGCATTTGCCTGTTTGCGCTGGACAAAGTGGTTGTGCGCCCCTTGCGGCAGTTGCAGACTTTTGCTTCAGACGTAGCGGACGGTAATCTTGAATCTTCTTTGACAATCGACCTGCGCAATGAAATCGGCAAATTGGCAGACAGCCTGCGGAGTATGGTGAGCAGCCTCAAGGCCAAGATAGCCGAGGCCGATGAGAAAAGCCGTCTGGCTCAGGAAGAATCTGAACGCGCAGCCAGCGCAACAAAAGAGGCCGAAGCCGCGCGCATGGCCGCCGAACAGGCCAAGGCCGATGGCATGCTGCATGCCGCCACCAAGCTTGAAGGCGTTGTGGAAGCCGTAACCACCGCTTCGGAAGAACTCTCGGCCCAGGTGGAACAGGCCAGCCGCGGTGCTGAAAGCCAGACTGTCCGTGTGGGTGAAACAGCCACCGCCATGGAAGAAATGAACGCCACTGTGCTTGAAGTGGCGCGCAACGCCGGGCAGGCTGCGGAATCCGCAAAAACTGCCAAGAGCAAGGCTGAAAGCGGCGCCGATGTGGTAGCCCGCGTGGTGAAGGACATCAGCCGCATCCAGACCAGCGCCGTGGAACTGAAAACGGAAATGACCTCCCTCGGCAAGCAGGCCGAGAGTACGGGGCAGATCCTCGGCGTTATTTCAGACATTGCCGACCAGACGAATCTGCTGGCCCTCAATGCGGCCATTGAAGCCGCGCGCGCTGGCGAAGCCGGGCGAGGATTTGCCGTGGTTGCAGATGAAGTGCGCAAACTGGCGGAAAAAACCATGACCGCCACCAAGGAAGTGGGCGACGCCATCCGCGATATCCAGAACGGCACCCGCAAAAACGTGGGCAATGTGGAACAGGTTGTGGGCATGATTGACACCGCCACCACGCTTGCAAGCACCTCGGGCGAGGCCCTGAATGAAATTGTGGAGCTGGTGGACGCCACAGCCCAACAGGTGCAGTCCATCGCAACAGCTGCAGAAGAACAGTCCTCCACCAGCGAGGAGATCAACCGCTCCATTGAGGACGTGAACCGTATCTCGCTCGAAACCAGTTCCGCCATGCAGCATTCTGCCGGGGCGGTTTCAGACATGGCCCAGCAAGCCCAGGTGCTGCGCGGACTTATCAGCAGTATGAAGTCCGGAAACTAG
- a CDS encoding TIGR04326 family surface carbohydrate biosynthesis protein: protein MKELVLVIGPALPDAARALCTAPGYSPSGKAETESGQALPERLVAHWDGWEAPNGEISLSARLRDELTAIRAEHMAWAHDLGRMRVGGREMQQHLRCGEKLSMWWCSLLYERHPKMTPGLYTVYKLRSLERLMDEGGFASLRVFGGDEDLRGALARMCKSGHRLFAECSEAPVPLEPARCLLRKVYDATPPPLRALARYAHWWWTVRRHMPPVSAKSLLPPAQGQAATIATYFPNVDMKAAENGRYRSRYWESLHDALNATAGVETQEQGSAGEHAQTAGHFVRWLFIRFPAPQLSLAQCLALRGRFRREGRDGASFHYLEEFLTTGDLIAALFRYARLCLASLRLEKEARAAFRFAGSKLDFWAYLGPYWAESFRGWRCLERCLQHRAFKRYAAMAGPQRWTLFPLENCPWERMLTQTMHEANNGPVIGAQHSTIRPTDFRYFDDPRTFTGDLAEFQPDMVRGNGQSACSQWREAGVPAERLGEVEALRYLYLANNDAQDASAAASHDSTPAPRRLLAVTSFFADETEAHLALLARSLHAGLLDGWEIRVKPHPYLPVQERLKALLGRRAQDVQVVDGPIADQLAPGVVVWASNSTTVALEAAIKGLPVVAMLPTDDFDLCPLQDVASLPRTGSVDDVARALQTAAPLHLPPEYLDLNVDLPKWKTLLHLRGKS from the coding sequence ATGAAAGAGCTTGTTCTTGTCATTGGCCCGGCACTGCCGGATGCGGCACGCGCGCTGTGCACGGCCCCGGGCTACAGCCCCAGCGGCAAGGCCGAAACAGAGTCGGGTCAGGCCCTGCCCGAACGGCTTGTTGCCCACTGGGACGGGTGGGAAGCGCCCAATGGCGAAATTTCGCTGTCTGCGCGCCTGCGCGATGAGCTGACGGCCATCCGCGCCGAGCATATGGCCTGGGCGCACGATTTGGGACGCATGCGCGTTGGCGGGCGCGAGATGCAGCAGCATCTGCGTTGCGGCGAAAAGCTCTCCATGTGGTGGTGTTCGCTGCTGTACGAGCGCCATCCCAAGATGACGCCCGGCCTCTACACTGTTTACAAATTACGCTCCCTTGAGCGCCTCATGGACGAGGGCGGCTTTGCCTCCCTGCGCGTTTTTGGCGGGGATGAAGACCTGCGCGGCGCGCTTGCGCGCATGTGCAAGTCAGGCCACAGGCTGTTTGCGGAATGCAGCGAAGCTCCGGTTCCGCTTGAGCCAGCCCGCTGTCTGCTGCGCAAGGTTTATGACGCAACGCCTCCCCCCTTGCGCGCGCTGGCCCGCTACGCCCACTGGTGGTGGACTGTACGCCGCCACATGCCTCCAGTTTCGGCCAAAAGCCTGCTGCCGCCCGCTCAGGGGCAGGCTGCCACCATCGCCACCTACTTTCCCAATGTGGACATGAAGGCTGCGGAAAATGGCCGCTATCGTTCCCGCTACTGGGAGAGCCTGCACGATGCGCTGAACGCCACCGCCGGGGTGGAAACGCAAGAACAGGGAAGCGCCGGGGAGCATGCCCAGACCGCCGGGCACTTTGTGCGCTGGCTTTTCATCCGCTTTCCCGCGCCCCAGCTCAGTCTGGCCCAGTGCCTTGCCCTGCGGGGCCGCTTTCGCCGTGAAGGCAGGGACGGCGCGAGCTTTCATTATCTTGAAGAATTTCTGACCACAGGCGACCTCATAGCCGCCCTGTTCCGCTACGCGCGCCTGTGCCTTGCCAGCCTGCGGCTGGAAAAAGAAGCCCGCGCGGCCTTTCGTTTTGCAGGCTCAAAGCTTGATTTCTGGGCCTACCTTGGCCCCTACTGGGCGGAATCGTTCCGGGGCTGGCGTTGCCTTGAACGCTGCCTGCAACACCGGGCATTCAAGCGATATGCCGCTATGGCCGGCCCGCAGCGCTGGACGCTCTTTCCGCTGGAGAACTGCCCGTGGGAGCGCATGCTCACCCAGACCATGCACGAGGCGAATAACGGCCCGGTCATCGGCGCGCAGCACTCCACCATCCGGCCCACAGACTTTCGCTATTTTGACGACCCGCGCACCTTTACGGGCGATCTGGCAGAATTCCAGCCCGATATGGTGCGGGGCAACGGGCAGTCCGCCTGTTCCCAGTGGCGCGAGGCAGGCGTGCCCGCCGAGCGCCTGGGCGAAGTGGAAGCTCTGCGTTACCTCTATCTGGCGAACAATGACGCGCAAGATGCCAGTGCTGCTGCGAGCCATGATTCCACGCCTGCTCCCCGGCGGTTGCTGGCCGTAACCAGTTTTTTTGCGGACGAAACCGAGGCCCATCTGGCCCTGCTTGCCCGTTCGCTGCATGCAGGCCTGCTTGACGGCTGGGAAATCCGCGTAAAGCCGCACCCCTACCTGCCGGTTCAGGAAAGGTTGAAGGCCTTGCTGGGCCGCCGTGCGCAGGATGTGCAGGTGGTAGACGGCCCCATTGCCGACCAGCTTGCCCCCGGCGTGGTGGTCTGGGCCTCCAATTCCACCACCGTGGCGCTTGAAGCCGCCATCAAGGGACTGCCCGTGGTGGCCATGCTGCCCACAGACGACTTTGACCTCTGCCCCTTGCAAGATGTAGCCAGCCTGCCGCGCACCGGCAGCGTGGACGATGTGGCCCGCGCGCTGCAAACAGCAGCGCCCCTGCACCTTCCACCTGAATATCTTGACCTGAACGTCGATCTTCCCAAATGGAAAACACTGCTGCACCTGAGAGGAAAATCATGA
- the mgtA gene encoding magnesium-translocating P-type ATPase produces MVLRSFLPHGLVVPFARFFGRKGHAASHTVSTELVRQAATRLLDAARVEPDEALQTFNSSPDGLTRHQVHAMRQQYGANILAAKGRDSLPKRLFTSFINPFSVVLLLLACISFFTDYLLADAGERDLTAVIIVTVMVCISGVLHFVQEARSGNAVARLESLVKTTIEVVREGEGKELPINSLVVGDVVRLAAGDMIPADMRILRAKDLFVSQSSLTGESEPVEKFPHALPADLAAASPLDCDNLAFMGSNVVSGAAYGLVLAVGGATLFGSLARQIAATTTPTSFDKGVNSVSWLLLRFMFCMAPVVLFINGFTKGDWVEAALFALSVAVGLTPEMLPTVVSANLVRGAVFMARKKVIARRLNAIQNLGAMDVLCTDKTGTLTQDRIVLEYSLDIHGTEDARVLRHAFLNSWFQTGLKNLLDAAIVNHADELSMQPLRKEYSLVDEMPFDFSRRRMSVVVADTTGKTQIITKGALEEMLTVCSYAEYHGQVEPLTPELQAEILERVRRYNNDGMRVVGVAHKTMSAPGGVFSVADEKDMVLLGYLAFLDPPKDSASKALAALNEHGVRVKVLTGDNDAVTRSVCRQVGLPGKNILLGVEIEGMDDAALKTAVEETDIFAKLSPRQKARIVTCLRGNGHVVGFMGDGINDAPAMKNADVGISVDSAVDVARESAGVILLEKDLTVLEAGVMEGRRTYANIIKYIKITVSSNFGNMFSVLAASVFLPFLPMTPLQILVLNLLYDVSCTAMPWDNVDEEFLRKPRNWNTDSIRRFMFWLGPTSSVFDLTTYALLFWVICPAVVPMPAGGWQAMSSVDQASFAALFQAGWFVESLWTQTMVIHMLRTPGVPLLHSRAAWQVTLLTSLGVAVGTAIPFTALGQGLDMGALPASYFPWLAAVLAGYLALATLVKGAFMRRYNTWL; encoded by the coding sequence ATGGTTCTGCGCTCTTTTCTGCCGCACGGCCTTGTTGTGCCGTTTGCCCGTTTTTTTGGCCGCAAAGGCCACGCCGCCTCACATACCGTCAGTACTGAACTGGTTCGCCAGGCTGCAACCCGCCTGCTTGACGCCGCCCGCGTTGAGCCGGACGAAGCCCTGCAGACGTTCAACTCCTCGCCCGATGGTCTTACCCGCCATCAGGTGCATGCGATGCGCCAGCAGTACGGGGCCAATATCCTTGCCGCCAAGGGCAGGGACAGCCTGCCCAAACGCCTGTTCACCTCGTTTATCAATCCTTTCAGCGTTGTGCTCCTGCTGCTGGCCTGCATTTCGTTCTTTACCGACTATCTGCTGGCAGATGCCGGAGAAAGAGACCTCACCGCCGTTATCATCGTGACGGTCATGGTCTGCATCAGCGGCGTACTGCATTTCGTGCAGGAGGCCCGTTCCGGCAATGCAGTGGCCCGCCTTGAATCGCTGGTCAAAACCACCATTGAAGTGGTGCGCGAGGGCGAGGGCAAGGAGCTGCCCATCAATTCGCTGGTGGTAGGCGATGTGGTGCGCCTGGCCGCAGGCGATATGATCCCCGCCGACATGCGGATTTTACGGGCCAAGGATCTTTTTGTCAGCCAGTCTTCCCTCACGGGCGAAAGCGAGCCTGTGGAAAAATTCCCCCATGCCCTGCCCGCCGACCTGGCCGCCGCCTCGCCCCTTGATTGCGACAATCTGGCCTTCATGGGCAGCAACGTTGTCAGCGGCGCGGCCTACGGTCTTGTGCTGGCTGTGGGCGGAGCAACGCTTTTTGGCTCTCTGGCGCGCCAGATTGCGGCCACCACAACGCCCACCAGCTTTGACAAAGGCGTGAATTCCGTTTCCTGGCTGCTTTTGCGGTTCATGTTCTGCATGGCCCCGGTGGTGCTTTTTATCAACGGTTTTACCAAGGGCGACTGGGTGGAAGCCGCCTTGTTTGCCCTTTCCGTTGCCGTGGGCCTTACGCCCGAGATGCTGCCCACCGTGGTATCCGCCAATCTGGTGCGCGGAGCCGTGTTTATGGCCCGCAAGAAGGTTATTGCCCGCCGCCTCAACGCCATCCAGAATCTTGGGGCCATGGATGTGCTGTGTACCGACAAGACGGGCACCCTCACGCAAGACAGGATTGTGCTTGAGTATTCGCTCGATATTCACGGTACGGAAGACGCCCGTGTGCTGCGCCATGCCTTTTTGAACAGCTGGTTTCAGACCGGCCTCAAAAACCTGCTGGACGCCGCCATCGTCAACCACGCCGATGAACTGAGCATGCAGCCCTTGCGCAAGGAATACAGCCTTGTGGACGAAATGCCCTTTGATTTCAGCCGCCGCCGTATGAGCGTTGTGGTGGCCGACACCACGGGCAAAACCCAGATCATCACCAAGGGCGCGCTGGAAGAAATGCTCACCGTGTGCTCCTATGCCGAATACCACGGGCAGGTAGAACCGCTCACGCCCGAACTCCAGGCCGAAATACTGGAGCGCGTGCGGCGTTACAACAACGACGGCATGCGTGTGGTGGGCGTGGCGCACAAAACCATGTCAGCGCCGGGCGGAGTTTTTTCTGTGGCGGACGAAAAAGACATGGTGCTGCTGGGCTATCTGGCCTTTCTTGATCCGCCCAAGGATTCCGCATCAAAGGCGCTGGCAGCGCTCAACGAGCATGGCGTACGCGTAAAGGTGCTGACAGGCGACAACGATGCCGTTACCCGCAGCGTATGCCGTCAGGTGGGGCTGCCGGGAAAAAACATTCTGCTGGGCGTAGAAATAGAAGGGATGGACGATGCGGCCCTGAAAACCGCCGTTGAAGAAACCGACATTTTCGCCAAGCTCAGCCCGCGCCAAAAAGCCCGCATTGTGACCTGCCTGCGCGGCAACGGCCATGTGGTGGGCTTTATGGGCGACGGCATCAACGATGCCCCGGCCATGAAGAACGCCGATGTGGGTATTTCCGTTGATTCCGCTGTGGATGTGGCGCGGGAATCCGCGGGCGTCATCCTGCTTGAGAAAGACCTCACCGTGCTTGAAGCCGGGGTGATGGAAGGACGCCGCACCTATGCAAATATAATCAAATATATAAAAATTACGGTAAGTTCCAACTTCGGCAACATGTTTTCCGTGCTGGCGGCCAGTGTATTTTTACCTTTCTTGCCCATGACGCCCCTGCAGATACTGGTGCTCAACCTGCTCTACGACGTCTCCTGCACGGCAATGCCCTGGGACAATGTGGATGAGGAGTTTCTGCGCAAGCCCCGCAACTGGAACACGGACAGCATCCGGCGATTCATGTTCTGGCTCGGGCCTACCAGCTCGGTCTTTGACCTCACAACCTACGCCTTGCTGTTCTGGGTAATCTGCCCTGCCGTGGTGCCCATGCCAGCAGGCGGCTGGCAGGCCATGAGCAGCGTCGATCAGGCAAGCTTTGCCGCCCTGTTTCAGGCGGGCTGGTTTGTGGAATCGCTGTGGACGCAGACCATGGTCATCCACATGCTGCGCACCCCGGGCGTTCCCCTGCTGCACAGCCGCGCCGCATGGCAGGTGACCCTGCTCACGAGCCTTGGCGTTGCCGTGGGCACGGCCATTCCCTTTACCGCGCTGGGTCAGGGGCTGGATATGGGCGCGCTGCCAGCCAGCTACTTCCCCTGGCTGGCTGCGGTGCTCGCGGGTTATCTTGCCCTGGCCACGTTGGTAAAGGGGGCCTTTATGCGCCGCTACAACACATGGTTATAA
- a CDS encoding C-GCAxxG-C-C family (seleno)protein, whose protein sequence is MSTHDRVAALVRHYYWDRDLNCARTTLRCLETVLKEPLHPQIYTATVGCHGAGGTGGQCGLVEGGLLLIGLRGAELGKEESEIVDLCARFATQFTERFGSLSCKDLRPGGIHPNDPPHLCESVSVDAICFLHDFLDEMAQSAEPNRRKPGFEDDTAE, encoded by the coding sequence ATGAGTACGCACGACAGAGTGGCCGCCCTGGTGCGCCACTACTATTGGGACAGAGATCTCAACTGCGCCCGCACAACCCTGCGTTGTCTGGAAACTGTTCTCAAAGAACCGCTGCACCCGCAGATTTACACTGCCACAGTGGGTTGCCACGGCGCTGGCGGCACTGGCGGGCAGTGCGGCCTTGTGGAGGGCGGCTTACTGCTCATCGGCCTGCGCGGCGCAGAGCTGGGCAAGGAAGAATCAGAAATTGTTGATCTGTGCGCCAGATTTGCAACCCAGTTCACTGAACGCTTTGGCAGCCTCTCCTGCAAGGATTTGAGGCCCGGTGGCATCCATCCCAATGATCCACCGCATCTTTGCGAATCCGTTTCGGTAGACGCCATATGTTTTTTGCATGACTTTCTTGACGAAATGGCACAATCCGCCGAGCCAAACCGCAGAAAACCCGGCTTTGAAGACGATACGGCAGAATAG
- a CDS encoding alpha/beta hydrolase family protein — MRQTTIIALLFMLLAATASAADYKDVASGVRYTHIGDYSVERLNKILTSEVAAFSNFKMQYPEAANGVSLYKVLYTTMIPEQGNRPTLASGLVAVPQTTQKKLPVVSYQHGTVFTRTAVPSRPEESDETRIVTARLAGNGYVVIGADYIGKGDSTEPDSYMVRESTVQACMDMLFAARAVLADLGIEENGLYLSGWSQGSWSTQQFRHRLESLNMPVKAAATAATPADLYLLLTRWINNPSSLDATWLAGSVILFTYSYAYYYDMPGLPQTIIRPEYQAVCRDFYENKIGWEELQPQIPAKVADLVQEEVMAQSSAGMDTFFRRLRDNQAFMWRSATPCRYYYGKVDEVMPPYVSTLAVGYTITAGGARAEAVYAGDTADHRGAFLYGVGDQKDFFDSKR; from the coding sequence ATGCGGCAGACCACAATCATTGCTCTTTTGTTCATGCTGCTGGCGGCAACCGCCAGTGCGGCAGATTACAAGGACGTTGCCTCCGGCGTGCGCTATACGCACATCGGCGATTACAGCGTTGAACGGCTGAACAAAATTCTTACATCAGAAGTGGCGGCATTCAGCAATTTCAAGATGCAGTACCCGGAAGCCGCCAATGGTGTGAGCCTGTACAAGGTGCTGTATACAACCATGATCCCGGAACAGGGCAATCGGCCCACGCTGGCTTCCGGCCTTGTAGCGGTGCCGCAAACCACGCAAAAGAAGCTGCCAGTGGTTTCATATCAGCATGGCACGGTATTTACCCGCACTGCGGTGCCCTCCCGCCCCGAGGAATCGGATGAAACGCGCATTGTAACCGCGCGGCTGGCCGGGAACGGCTATGTGGTGATAGGTGCGGACTACATTGGCAAGGGTGATTCCACAGAGCCGGACAGCTACATGGTACGCGAGTCAACCGTGCAGGCCTGCATGGATATGCTTTTTGCCGCCCGTGCCGTGCTGGCGGATCTGGGCATTGAAGAGAATGGGCTTTATCTCAGCGGCTGGTCTCAGGGTAGCTGGAGCACCCAGCAGTTCCGCCATCGGCTCGAATCCCTGAACATGCCCGTCAAGGCGGCGGCAACGGCGGCTACGCCAGCCGATCTGTATCTGCTGCTGACCCGCTGGATAAACAACCCCTCATCGCTTGACGCCACGTGGCTGGCGGGCAGCGTTATCCTGTTTACCTATTCCTACGCCTACTATTACGACATGCCCGGCCTGCCCCAGACCATCATCAGGCCAGAGTATCAGGCTGTTTGCCGCGATTTTTACGAAAACAAGATCGGCTGGGAAGAGCTGCAACCGCAGATACCCGCCAAGGTTGCCGATCTGGTGCAAGAGGAAGTTATGGCGCAGTCTTCGGCGGGTATGGATACCTTTTTTCGCAGGCTGCGCGACAATCAGGCCTTCATGTGGCGCTCGGCAACGCCTTGCCGCTACTATTACGGCAAGGTGGATGAGGTCATGCCGCCCTACGTGTCCACCCTTGCCGTGGGCTACACCATCACCGCCGGGGGAGCCAGGGCTGAGGCCGTGTATGCTGGCGACACCGCCGACCACCGGGGTGCGTTTTTGTATGGGGTGGGGGATCAGAAGGATTTTTTTGACAGCAAGCGTTAA